In the genome of Primulina tabacum isolate GXHZ01 chromosome 13, ASM2559414v2, whole genome shotgun sequence, the window AAAAGTGTATTTTAATTCAGTAAATAAAATTAGAGTTTTAGCCTCactttcaaattaaattaaatctttaaaatgttattttattttatttttttaaattcgtGGTCTAGTGGCTATTCCAGATTTTAGGCGCTACAATTTAAAAATCGAGGGAGATTAAAAGTTAACTATCGGTTCATCTTTTACAAAGTAATTAAGGGAAATTAAAAGTTAAGtatgattaatttttacttcactaaatataaattttaaaatttttttaacattttactTGATCAAAACTACTTTGTCGAAGTAAAAtgttattaaaaattataagtgAAGCTcgtgttttttaaattttgaagtaaaaaataatgttttactTCACCGGTGTTATTACCGAAGTTGATCGGTAAACACTACTTCATCATTAATAATCGTCAAAGTAACCGGTGGTAAagtaaaaactaaaaattttacCAGTGAATATCGGTTCTGCCGGTGTTGTTACACTCAACGGTGGATTGAAGAATGAGTGGTGGTATATGATGGTTCGACggtattattttatttgtagtATTTTAGACGCTTGCTAACTTTATCTAACTAAAAATCATTGTGCAATAAGCTTATGAAATCTTGTCCGAGTATATTAGGTTCCAGAGAATAGTATATCGCACAGGAGTTATGATCCACACGTTTCCCACCTCATCCTCCATTCCTTCTCTCCACCTCAAAACACATTTCTATCTTCAAATCCCCCCTACCACGACACGTAGCAATGTTTGTGGATTTCTGCATTGTGCTGCCTCTAATGGGAATCGTAAAATGATTAGCAAATGGGCAGTGCTTCGAAGCAAAGATCCTGATGCTGTGGTTGCCATCGGCATAGACTCTGCTTCTAGCGTCGTGAGGAAGTTTTACGAGGGAATCAACTGCCGTGATTTGGCGCAGGTGGAGGACCTCATTGCCCAGAATTGCGTCTACGAGGACCTTATCTTCCCTAAACCATTCGTCGGCCGCAAGGTTTGAATGCATGTGTGTATGGAATATATTTTCTTGTTTCTTCCCGCGACTACGAAATGGATTATTAAgtgttttgaattgagttatctGACCGTCAAGAATCGATGAAAACTGCAGGCGATCCTGGAGTTCTTCAACAATTTCGTCAATTCAATCAGCTCAGATTTGCAGTTTGCAATTGATGATATATCCGAGGAGGATGCCGCAGCTGTTGGGGTAACTTGGCACTTGGGTAATATCTTGTTATGTCAAAATGCCCTCAGGTGGTTGTATTTCAGTTCAATAACTGGTTTGTTATTTCAACATAATGGCAGAATGGAAGGGGAAAACTTTTCCTTTTAGCAAAGGTTGCAGCTTTTATAGGCTGGATGTAATCAACGGCCAGAGGCAAATACTGTGAGTTTTTCTTGGTTGCTCTTCGCTATGGCTTCATGTTAAATGAATCCATTTATACACGGCATAGGTTGATATTGCTTGCACATATATGATATACTGAAGGTGTCTTTTGTACGACAGTTATGGGAGAGACTGTGTGGAACCCGCAATTAAGCCTGGGGAGACAGCTTtggtatatattttctttttcctccTACTCCTTGTCAATCCAGTATCTGGTACTGCTTACTCTTGTTATGTATTGTTTTAGATTACGAAACTCGATATTTACAAGGCCTGTGTGTGTATTTTGAATTCAGGTTGCTATCAGAGGAGTGACATGGCTGCTGCAGAAATTTCCAACTTTGGCTGATAAGTTATGAGGGAAGCAGCATGTCGGACCAAACTCCACCCGACGTGAgttcaacatgtatatatatggGGCCTGCGTATAGGATTTTATACAAAAAGGCCTAAGAAAAGACAGTCGTGTTgttagaaaattttgaagatgTGAATGTGGAGACTGTTATGGCAAACAATACCCATTTCGTTACGTGTACATattaaaagtttgaaatgatataggtaaaaaaaaaaaacccaagaACTGAAGTGCCATCCATTCCTTGTACACAAAATGCTCTATAATTAGCTTGTTGTGAATCCTGATTGTAAAAGTATGAAATGAAATGCACAAATCGATCAAATCTAATAAAAATTGAAAGTATGAATTTTCTATAAAATAACAATTGtaaattaaagatattttatgtgGGTTTATGACTTTGTGTTGATCCAACAAGTCTTATACCGACCTAGCATCATAAATGCGGAAGCTAGTACCCCAAACGTCAACTGTCTTCATacgtattattaatattaagcTTCTCTAGATATGATTGATAATTCGATTCCATCAAAAATTTGACTGACATTGATTATTTATCACACATCAtccaaatcatatatatatatatatatatatttatcatatatcaaatcaatcattaaattatattatgatCTCATCaatcaaatacaatattatttatatatatatatatacgaacTAAACtaacaaacaaaataaattattgaatttgTCTTGGACATACAACCGACAGATCACGACTAAATTATATTTGAGGATATACACGATGGATCCACACAGTTACAATCTGAATTCCTAACATAATAATTAATATGGTTTTTGGgaaaagaatgggtcaaaaaaCTTGACAGTTGGATTCCGTACGAACCGACATGGTTTTATGACGTCATGAATGGCGTCGTTAGTGTTTATTACAACAACAAAGAAGAACTACTATGACTTAATTGACACTTTAGTTTTTTGACAATTTCAAATGCATAGCTGCCACTCCTCCCATCCCccatacaataataataataatataattatggCATTCTTGACCATAGCATACATAGCCAGGAAGACTTTCAAATTTGACCATGTAGATGGAATACAAATAAAAAGTAgtcaaaatatatcattattTACCTCGAGTCTTGCCTTTTTTATTCCAGTCAATAAAGCTTAATTTATTTAACTAATATCAATGGACACatgaaacatgatgtttattaaaGTACTAATGACTCACTTTTGGTGGCAAATAGACAAACACAACCTTTAGCCTATTGTTCACCTCAAATGGGATGCAGTTGGGCCACCCCGCATTTCACACTAAATATATCTTCTTTCACAATGCCTCATTTACTTTGACATTTGAAAATATTgactttattatataatattaatattatatcatTTGTTTAATTTGACTTTCCTCATCTTCAACCTATATATACCTTTTCCCTTCCATTCTTCTTCCCGCATCACTTTGGTTCAAAGACAACATACACAATGAGCTGCTCATCGTCGGATGACACCAAGAACGGGAACTGCAGCTCGAGCGCCACGTCTCAAAACAAATACAAAGGGATCCGTCGCCGGAAATGGGGGAAGTGGGTCTCGGAAATCAGGGTCCCGGGGACGTCGGAGCGTCTGTGGCTGGGCTCCTACACCAGCGCCGAGGCGGCGGCTGTTGCTCACGACGTGGCATTGTATTGTCTCAGGGGAAACTCGGCTCCCATAGATAATTTCAACTTCCCGTCGATGTTGCCGGGGAGCGTCAGAATGGGCATGTCCCCCGCCGAGGTGCAGAAGGCCGCGTCGGATGCTGGGTTGGCTATCGACGCGAGGTTGTCGAACTCATTGAAGCCGCAGCATGATGATGAGAATGAAATACCGCAGAAGCAAGATCAATTGGTGGGAGGTCATGATCAGGTGATTAACTGGGAGCCGACTAATCATGAAAACTGGGGTTGGTCGAGAAGATCAGCACATGATGAGGATCAGCATTTGAACA includes:
- the LOC142522495 gene encoding uncharacterized protein LOC142522495 isoform X1, translating into MIHTFPTSSSIPSLHLKTHFYLQIPPTTTRSNVCGFLHCAASNGNRKMISKWAVLRSKDPDAVVAIGIDSASSVVRKFYEGINCRDLAQVEDLIAQNCVYEDLIFPKPFVGRKAILEFFNNFVNSISSDLQFAIDDISEEDAAAVGVTWHLEWKGKTFPFSKGCSFYRLDVINGQRQILCLLYDSYGRDCVEPAIKPGETALVAIRGVTWLLQKFPTLADKL
- the LOC142522495 gene encoding uncharacterized protein LOC142522495 isoform X2; protein product: MIHTFPTSSSIPSLHLKTHFYLQIPPTTTRSNVCGFLHCAASNGNRKMISKWAVLRSKDPDAVVAIGIDSASSVVRKFYEGINCRDLAQVEDLIAQNCVYEDLIFPKPFVGRKAILEFFNNFVNSISSDLQFAIDDISEEDAAAVGVTWHLEWKGKTFPFSKGCSFYRLDVINGQRQILYGRDCVEPAIKPGETALVAIRGVTWLLQKFPTLADKL
- the LOC142523107 gene encoding ethylene-responsive transcription factor ERF020-like, which codes for MSCSSSDDTKNGNCSSSATSQNKYKGIRRRKWGKWVSEIRVPGTSERLWLGSYTSAEAAAVAHDVALYCLRGNSAPIDNFNFPSMLPGSVRMGMSPAEVQKAASDAGLAIDARLSNSLKPQHDDENEIPQKQDQLVGGHDQVINWEPTNHENWGWSRRSAHDEDQHLNISVDDYLQWSNQ